One genomic segment of Streptomyces niveus includes these proteins:
- a CDS encoding MFS transporter yields the protein MSVVRDLRVLLRLPNFRRLLTVRLLSQAADGVFQVALAAHVVFSPEKQTSPGAIASAMAVLLLPYSLIGPFAGVLLDRWRRRQVILYGNLLRAALATCTAVLILSSVPDWLFYVSALAVTAVNRFVLAGLSAALPRVVEDGHLVVANSLSPTAGTLAATAGGGLAFLVRLVVSSSDAAVVLLGAALYLTSALASVTMTRDLLGPDPGQVQPRIGAALASTARGLGEGLRHLAERRDAAVALLAMTLMRFCYGALTVMVLMLCRYAWSDTEEDGIALLGVALLVSGAGFFAAAVVTPAAVGRLGSFGWMMACAASAAVLEPALALPFSPTPMLAAAFVLGLTTQGAKISTDTVVQTSVDDAYRGRVFSLYDVLFNVAFVGAAGVAALILPPDGRSAPLVLGVAALYACTAVGLFRWKKHATKYE from the coding sequence ATGTCTGTCGTACGCGATCTGCGCGTGCTCCTGCGTCTGCCCAACTTCCGCCGTCTGCTGACCGTGCGTCTGCTGTCGCAAGCGGCGGACGGGGTCTTCCAGGTCGCGCTGGCCGCACACGTCGTGTTCTCCCCCGAGAAACAGACCTCCCCCGGCGCCATCGCGTCGGCCATGGCGGTGCTGCTGCTGCCGTACTCACTCATCGGTCCGTTCGCCGGGGTGCTGCTCGACCGGTGGCGGCGGCGCCAGGTCATCCTCTACGGCAATCTGCTGCGGGCCGCTCTCGCGACCTGCACCGCCGTGCTGATCCTCAGCTCCGTGCCGGACTGGCTCTTCTACGTCTCCGCGCTCGCCGTGACGGCCGTCAACCGGTTCGTGCTCGCCGGGCTGTCGGCCGCGCTGCCCCGCGTCGTCGAGGACGGACACCTGGTCGTCGCCAACTCCCTCTCCCCGACCGCCGGCACGCTCGCCGCGACAGCGGGTGGCGGCCTCGCCTTCCTCGTACGGCTGGTCGTCTCCAGCTCCGACGCCGCCGTGGTGCTGCTGGGCGCCGCGCTGTATCTGACATCGGCGCTGGCGTCGGTCACGATGACACGCGATCTCCTCGGCCCGGATCCGGGACAGGTGCAGCCCCGAATCGGGGCCGCTCTCGCCTCCACCGCACGTGGACTCGGCGAAGGCCTGCGCCATTTGGCGGAGCGTCGTGACGCGGCGGTCGCGCTGCTCGCCATGACGCTGATGCGCTTCTGCTACGGGGCGCTGACCGTCATGGTCCTGATGCTCTGCCGCTACGCCTGGTCCGACACCGAGGAGGACGGGATCGCGCTGCTGGGGGTGGCGCTCCTCGTCTCGGGGGCGGGATTCTTCGCCGCCGCCGTGGTCACACCGGCGGCGGTCGGACGTCTCGGCTCATTCGGCTGGATGATGGCGTGCGCCGCCTCGGCGGCCGTACTGGAACCGGCGCTGGCACTGCCGTTCTCTCCCACCCCGATGCTCGCCGCCGCGTTCGTGCTCGGTCTGACGACCCAGGGTGCGAAGATCTCGACGGACACGGTGGTGCAGACATCGGTGGACGACGCGTACCGAGGGCGGGTCTTCTCCCTCTATGACGTGCTGTTCAACGTCGCCTTCGTGGGCGCGGCAGGGGTCGCGGCGCTGATACTGCCGCCGGAC
- a CDS encoding inositol-3-phosphate synthase, with protein MGSVRVAIVGVGNCAASLVQGVEFYKDADPAGQVPGLMHVQFGEYHVGDVEFVAAFDVDAKKVGLDLADAIGASENNTIKICDVPNSGVTVQRGHTYDGLGKYYRETIEESDETPADIVQTLKDRQVDVLVCYLPVGSEAAAKFYAQCALDAKVAFVNALPVFIAGTKEWADKFVEAGVPIVGDDIKSQVGATITHRVMAKLFEDRGVVLDRTMQLNVGGNMDFKNMLERDRLESKKISKTQAVTSQIRDRDMGADNVHIGPSDYVAWLDDRKWAYVRLEGRAFGDVPLNLEYKLEVWDSPNSAGVIIDAVRAAKIAKDRGIGGPILSASSYFMKSPPVQYFDDEARENVEKFIRGEVER; from the coding sequence ATGGGTTCCGTTCGCGTAGCCATTGTCGGCGTGGGCAACTGTGCCGCCTCGCTGGTGCAGGGCGTCGAGTTCTACAAGGACGCCGATCCGGCCGGCCAGGTGCCCGGTCTGATGCACGTGCAGTTCGGCGAGTACCACGTGGGGGACGTGGAGTTCGTCGCCGCCTTCGATGTCGACGCGAAGAAGGTCGGTCTCGACCTCGCGGACGCCATCGGTGCCAGCGAGAACAACACCATCAAGATCTGTGACGTCCCGAACTCGGGCGTGACCGTCCAGCGCGGCCACACCTACGACGGGCTCGGCAAGTACTACCGCGAGACGATCGAGGAGTCGGACGAAACGCCGGCCGACATCGTCCAGACCCTCAAGGACAGGCAGGTCGACGTCCTGGTCTGCTACCTGCCCGTCGGTTCCGAGGCCGCCGCGAAGTTCTACGCGCAGTGCGCCCTCGACGCCAAGGTCGCCTTCGTCAACGCGCTCCCGGTCTTCATCGCCGGCACGAAGGAGTGGGCGGACAAGTTCGTCGAGGCCGGTGTCCCGATCGTCGGCGACGACATCAAGTCGCAGGTCGGCGCCACCATCACGCACCGTGTGATGGCGAAGCTGTTCGAGGACCGCGGTGTCGTCCTGGACCGCACGATGCAGCTGAACGTCGGCGGCAACATGGACTTCAAGAACATGCTGGAGCGCGATCGCCTGGAGTCGAAGAAGATCTCCAAGACGCAGGCGGTCACCTCGCAGATCCGCGACCGTGACATGGGCGCCGACAACGTCCACATCGGCCCCTCGGACTACGTGGCGTGGCTGGACGACCGCAAGTGGGCGTACGTCCGCCTCGAGGGCCGCGCCTTCGGTGACGTTCCGCTGAACCTGGAGTACAAGCTGGAGGTCTGGGACTCCCCGAACTCCGCGGGTGTCATCATCGACGCCGTGCGCGCCGCGAAGATCGCCAAGGACCGCGGCATCGGCGGCCCGATCCTCTCCGCCTCCTCGTACTTCATGAAGTCCCCGCCGGTGCAGTACTTCGACGACGAGGCCCGCGAGAACGTGGAGAAGTTCATCCGCGGCGAGGTCGAGCGCTGA
- a CDS encoding PadR family transcriptional regulator, whose amino-acid sequence MSRRSGILEFAVLGLLRESPMHGYELRKRLNTSLGIFRAFSYGTLYPCLKTLVANGWLIEEPGSAPEEALAASLAGRRAKIVYRLTADGKEHFEDLLSQTGPDAWEDEHFAARFAFFGQTEREVRMRVLEGRRSRLEERLEKMSASLARTRERLDDYTLELQRHGMESVEREVRWLNELIESERAGRDQRESGQQSPAVQRDGAPNSTTGTNSGTSGTTNSTTGDEGGLPRLRRTSGGSPPKAPGQPDPSEDTTT is encoded by the coding sequence GTGAGCAGACGCTCGGGCATCCTCGAATTCGCTGTCCTGGGTCTGCTGCGCGAGTCTCCGATGCACGGCTACGAGCTGCGGAAACGGCTCAACACCTCGCTGGGGATCTTCCGGGCCTTCAGTTACGGAACGCTGTATCCGTGCCTCAAGACGCTCGTCGCCAACGGTTGGTTGATCGAGGAGCCGGGCAGCGCGCCCGAGGAGGCACTCGCCGCGTCACTCGCGGGCCGCAGGGCCAAAATCGTCTACCGGCTGACGGCTGACGGCAAGGAGCACTTCGAGGACCTGCTGTCACAGACGGGCCCGGACGCCTGGGAGGACGAGCACTTCGCCGCTCGCTTCGCCTTCTTCGGACAGACGGAGCGCGAGGTACGGATGCGCGTGCTGGAGGGCCGTCGCAGCCGGCTGGAGGAGCGCCTGGAGAAGATGAGCGCTTCCCTGGCCCGTACCCGGGAACGCCTCGACGACTACACGCTCGAACTTCAGCGGCACGGCATGGAGTCCGTGGAGCGCGAAGTGCGCTGGCTCAACGAGCTCATCGAGAGCGAGCGGGCGGGACGGGATCAGCGGGAGTCCGGCCAGCAGAGCCCCGCCGTACAGCGGGACGGCGCGCCGAACAGTACGACCGGCACGAACAGCGGTACGAGCGGTACGACCAACAGCACAACGGGAGACGAGGGCGGCCTGCCCCGGCTCCGGAGGACTTCCGGAGGTTCGCCTCCGAAGGCCCCCGGCCAGCCGGATCCGTCCGAGGACACCACCACATGA